A genomic segment from Glycine soja cultivar W05 chromosome 18, ASM419377v2, whole genome shotgun sequence encodes:
- the LOC114397641 gene encoding serine/threonine-protein kinase D6PK-like — translation MERVAEPKVLPRSLPVLVEVSNGHTAAIREAGQRLNGQDVSSVCGIPAREGNQFSKSRDGPMARLASIREVAQLSNARIVLVREDMGFDTRCQEPPSPVPVPTRTWKGKGSLPEAVELVSDIEKLKGSNDSFVETGPSSFAGASHPPEPVDTDLMRTVFVPIGQTKSEAGCLMKSVSLKGPFLEDLSIRVLAKKPSLAVVSPAEIMAEESNEMGNLSSPFSGARASQNTENSPLAPDSDEKECVWDASLPPSGNVSPHSSIDSTSVVRTMSIVNSCASTYRSDAVTSDGMLSLDRNCDSTKGSVRGDSLESAKTSASRASDSSGLSDDSNWSNITGSANKPHKGNDPRWKAILAIRARDGILGMSHFRLLKRLGCGDIGSVYLSELSATRCFFAMKVMDKASLASRNKLTRAQTEREILQLLDHPFLPTLYTHFETDRFCCLVMEYCPGGDLHTLRQRQPGKHFSEYAARFYAAEVLLALEYLHMLGVVYRDLKPENVLVRDDGHIMLSDFDLSLRCAVSPTLIRNFDSDPSKRGGGAFCVQPACIEPSSVCIQPSCFMPRLFAQKNKKSRKPKGDPGLPSSTLPELVAEPTTARSMSFVGTHEYLAPEIIKGEGHGSAVDWWTFGIFLHELLYGKTPFKGSGNRATLFNVVGQQLRFPESPATSYASRDLIRGLLVKEPQHRLGVKRGATEIKQHPFFEGVNWALIRCSTPPEVPRPVECDPPAKFEPVDTVGVGNNNNNNSSKRMVGNNNDMKSGGKYLDFEFF, via the exons ATGGAGAGGGTTGCAGAGCCAAAGGTACTTCCTCGGTCCTTGCCTGTTCTAGTTGAGGTATCTAATGGACACACCGCTGCAATAAGAGAAGCTGGTCAAAGACTAAATGGGCAGGATGTTTCGAGTGTGTGTGGGATTCCAGCAAGAGAAGGGAATCAGTTTTCAAAATCACGGGATGGCCCTATGGCACGTCTTGCCTCCATCAGAGAAGTGGCTCAGTTATCGAATGCACGAATAGTTTTGGTAAGAGAGGATATGGGATTCGATACACGCTGTCAAGAGCCTCCCTCCCCTGTGCCTGTGCCTACAAGAACATGGAAAGGAAAGGGCTCTTTACCAGAAGCTGTAGAACTTGTGTCTGATATTGAGAAATTGAAGGGTAGCAATGATTCTTTTGTGGAAACTGGTCCAAGTTCATTTGCTGGTGCTAGTCATCCCCCAGAACCTGTTGATACTGATCTTATGAGAACAGTTTTTGTACCAATAGGTCAAACTAAATCTGAAGCTGGATGCTTAATGAAGAGCGTGTCCTTGAAGGGTCCTTTCTTAGAAGATCTTTCAATTCGTGTTCTTGCAAAGAAACCAAGCCTGGCTGTTGTTTCTCCTGCAGAAATCATGGCTGAGGAATCAAATGAGATGGGTAACTTATCCTCACCATTTTCAGGTGCTCGTGCATCACAGAATACTGAGAACTCTCCCCTTGCCCCAGACTCTGATGAGAAAGAATGTGTTTGGGATGCATCATTGCCTCCAAGTGGCAATGTCAGTCCTCATAGTAGTATTGATAGTACTAGTGTTGTCAGAACAATGAGCATTGTTAATAGTTGTGCAAGTACATACCGGAGTGATGCAGTTACTAGTGATGGAATGCTTAGTTTGGACAGGAATTGTGATAGCACTAAAGGAAGTGTAAGAGGGGATTCACTTGAGAGTGCAAAAACTAGTGCTAGTCGAGCAAGTGACAGCAGTGGCCTCAGTGATGACAGCAACTGGAGTAACATTACTGGCAGTGCCAATAAGCCCCACAAAGGAAATGATCCTAGGTGGAAGGCTATCCTTGCCATCCGAGCCCGGGATGGAATTTTGGGCATGAGTCATTTTAGGTTACTCAAACGGCTTGGTTGTGGTGATATTGGAAGTGTATATCTCTCAGAGCTGAGTGCAACTCGGTGCTTTTTTGCAATGAAAGTTATGGACAAGGCATCCTTAGCAAGCAGAAATAAGCTGACTAGGGCACAGACAGAAAGAGAGATATTGCAGTTGCTGGATCATCCATTTCTACCTACTTTGTATACACATTTTGAGACTGACAGATTCTGCTGTTTGGTAATGGAATACTGTCCTGGGGGTGATCTACACACTTTAAGGCAACGGCAACCTGGGAAACATTTCTCAGAGTATGCTGCACG CTTTTATGCTGCAGAGGTCCTGTTGGCACTTGAATATCTTCACATGCTTGGAGTTGTGTATCGAGACCTTAAACCTGAAAATGTACTGGTCCGAGATGATGGTCACATAATGCTCTCAGATTTCGATCTTTCTCTCAGATGTGCTGTTTCACCTACCCTTATTAGAAATTTTGACAGCGACCCCTCAAAACGAGGTGGTGGTGCATTCTGTGTCCAGCCGGCATGTATCGAGCCTTCATCAGTATGCATCCAGCCTTCATGTTTTATGCCTCGCCTCTTTGCTCAGAAAAATAAGAAGTCACGAAAGCCTAAAGGCGATCCTGGCTTGCCATCCAGCACGCTTCCTGAGCTTGTTGCAGAACCAACAACAGCTCGGTCGATGTCTTTTGTTGGCACTCACGAATACCTTGCCCCTGAAATCATCAAAGGAGAAGGTCATGGAAGTGCAGTTGATTGGTGGACATTTGGAATTTTCTTGCATGAGCTATTATATGGTAAAACTCCTTTCAAAGGATCAGGAAACCGTGCAACACTGTTCAATGTAGTGGGCCAGCAGCTCAGATTTCCTGAATCGCCGGCCACGAGTTATGCCAGCCGTGATCTGATCCGGGGCTTGCTGGTGAAGGAGCCGCAGCACCGTCTCGGGGTGAAGAGAGGCGCGACTGAGATCAAACAACACCCCTTCTTTGAAGGCGTGAACTGGGCATTGATTAGGTGCAGCACACCACCCGAAGTTCCAAGACCAGTTGAATGTGATCCACCGGCAAAGTTTGAACCAGTTGATACTGTTGGGGttggcaacaacaacaacaacaatagtagTAAGAGGATGGTGGGTAATAATAATGACATGAAGTCTGGGGGTAAATATCTGGACTTTGAGTTCTTTTAA